The following are encoded in a window of Phaseolus vulgaris cultivar G19833 chromosome 3, P. vulgaris v2.0, whole genome shotgun sequence genomic DNA:
- the LOC137806608 gene encoding guanosine nucleotide diphosphate dissociation inhibitor 2-like, producing the protein MFAHVPHYCRYLLCYSYAHNVAPKGKFIAFVTTEVETDQPEEDLKPGINLLGSVNEIFYDMYDRFEPCNDHEVDGCFISTSYDPTTHFEITVKDVVGMYSKITGKILDLFVDLSAVSAAAEE; encoded by the exons ATGTTTGCTCATGTACCTCATTATTGCAGGTATCTCTTATGCTACTCTTATGCTCATAATGTAGCACCCAAAGGAAAATTTATCGCTTTTGTTACAACAGAAGTAGAGACCGACCAACCTGAGGAGGATTTGAAGCCTGGTATTAACCTTCTTGGATCTGTAAATGAGATATTCTATGACATGTATGACAGGTTTGAACCCTGCAATGATCATGAGGTTGATGGTTGTTTCATCTCTACT AGTTATGATCCTACCACACACTTTGAAATCACAGTTAAAGACGTGGTCGGGATGTACAGTAAAATCACTGGAAAG ATTCTTGATCTTTTTGTCGACCTGAGTGCCGTAAGTGCTGCAGCTGAAGAATGA